A single window of Pieris rapae chromosome 4, ilPieRapa1.1, whole genome shotgun sequence DNA harbors:
- the LOC110999815 gene encoding lipase 3, whose protein sequence is MLRLLLIVSLFLLTSAGRSPHADYVSRLNQESAFGPKLSDNLLLDAILDVPDMIRRYNYPMEEHFVITPDGYILGVQRIPHGRDRNNVPGDRPAVFVMHGLLSSSADYLISGPGDALAYILAEEGYDVWLGNARGNYYSRKHLTLKPDGEDTLSFWDFSWDEIGNIDLPTMIDYVLAQTGKSALHYIGMSQGTTSFFVMGSLRPDYNKKIISMHALAPVAYLGHTKQSLLRRIAPYSANLAALARLIGLGEFLPNRAIWTWVGQNICKDKAPLQVVCKNIFFFIGGHNEDQFNATLLPVKFGHFPAGASVRQLSHYGQSITTSMFRRYDHGWALNLLRYGTPEPPHYNLSNIDCPVYLHYSESDPLADVIDVNKLFNELGGTPIRIRVPDKKFSHIDFVWGIDAKTLVYDNVIDIMKNFDKNAKETKN, encoded by the exons AtgttaagattattattaatagttagtttgtttttattgacaaGTGCTGGAAGGTCTCCTCATGCTGACTACGTGTCCCGTCTAAACCAGGAGAGTGCTTTTGGACCAAAACTCTCCGACAATCTTCTTTTAGATGCTATTCTGGATGTA CCTGATATGATCAGAAGATACAACTATCCGATGGAGGaacattttgttattactCCTGATGGATATATTCTGGGCGTGCAGCGAATTCCCCACGGTCGAGACAGGAACAATGTTCCTGGAGACAGGCCAGCTGTCTTTGTTATGCATGGCCTTTTGAGCTCCTCTGCCGATTATCTGATCTCAGGTCCTGGAGATGCTTtag cttaCATACTGGCGGAGGAAGGATATGACGTGTGGCTTGGTAATGCTCGCGGAAATTATTATTCGCGGAAGCATTTAACACTCAAGCCCGACGGGGAAGACACTTTATCATTTTGGGACTTTTCTTGGGATGAAATTGGAAATATTGACTTACCAACGATGATAGACTATGTTCTCGCACAGACTGGTAAATCGGCGTTGCATTACATTGGTATGTCTCAGGGAACAACTTCATTCTTTGTTATGGGCTCCCTGCGGCCGGATTACAACAAAAAGATAATCTCCATGCACGCTTTGGCACCGGTAGCATATTTGGGACATACCAAACAGTCTCTGTTAAGGCGGATAGCGCCTTATTCGGCAAATCTTGcg GCTTTAGCGCGTTTGATTGGTCTTGGAGAATTTTTACCAAACAGAGCTATATGGACATGGGTTGGTCAGAATATATGCAAAGACAAAGCACCATTACAAGTAGtctgcaaaaatattttctttttcattggAGGTCATAATGAAGATCAATTTAATGCT ACTTTATTACCTGTTAAATTCGGTCACTTCCCCGCTGGTGCCTCAGTCCGCCAGTTAAGCCACTATGGGCAGAGTATAACAACTTCAATGTTCCGACGATATGACCATGGTTGGGCTTTAAATCTATTAAGATATGGAACACCTGAGCCTCCCCactataatttatcaaatatagaCTGTCCTGTATACCTTCACTATTCCGAAAGTGATCCATTAGCTGATGTCATTGacgtcaataaattatttaacgaaCTGGGTGGTACTCCAATTAGGATACGTGTTCCTGACAAAAAGTTTAGTCATATTGACTTCGTATGGGGCATTGATGCAAAAACCTTAGTCTATGATAACGTGATAGATATCATGAAAAACTTCGATAAAAAcgcaaaagaaacaaaaaactag
- the LOC110999799 gene encoding lipase 3 gives MLRCLVVLVCIVSALAGQSPNAALVEELVELYNDGRYSDNIKEDASLDVPELVRKYGYSLEEHTVETSDGYILTMHRIPHGREANNDAEQRPVVFLMHGLLSSSADFVLMGPGSGLGYILADEGYDVWMGNARGNYYSRKHLKLRPDALLNTDFWNFSWDEIGNIDVAAMIDHALETTGRSRLHYIGFSQGTTAFFVLASLKPEYNDKIISMHALAPVAYMANNRNLLLNALAPFSRSLSRLANLIGIGEFMPNRLIYTWAGEALCKDEAIFQPICSSILFLIGGWNESQHNATMLPVVFGHTPAGASVRQFAHYGQGISGNKFRRFDHGMTRNLLTYGRISAPDYDLSKITTPVFLHYSSNDPLAHVNDVDKLWSELKNPVGKFKVQENTFSHLDFMYGIDARALVYNRVISFLRVMDALEV, from the exons ATGTTGCGGTGTCTTGTGGTGTTAGTTTGTATAGTATCGGCTTTAGCAGGCCAATCCCCCAATGCTGCGCTTGTCGAAGAACTAGTCGAGTTGTATAATGACGGACGATATTCggataatataaaagaagaTGCTTCATTGGACGTG CCAGAACTTGTGCGAAAATATGGATATTCGTTGGAGGAGCACACGGTGGAAACATCCGATGGCTACATTTTAACCATGCATCGTATTCCACACGGACGGGAAGCAAACAATGATGCAGAACAAAGACCCGTAGTCTTCTTGATGCATGGCCTCCTTAGTTCCTCTGCTGATTTTGTCTTGATGGGTCCTGGATCTGGTTTAG GGTACATTTTAGCAGATGAAGGCTACGATGTGTGGATGGGCAACGCTCGTGGCAACTACTATTCtcgtaaacatttaaaattacgtcCTGATGCGTTATTAAACACAGATTTCTGGAACTTCTCATGGGATGAAATAGGCAACATAGATGTAGCAGCTATGATAGATCATGCTTTGGAGACCACTGGGAGATCTCGTTTGCATTACATTGGGTTTTCTCAAGGCACAACTGCTTTCTTTGTGTTAGCTTCCCTAAAGCCTGAGTACAATGATAAGATTATATCCATGCATGCATTAGCGCCTGTGGCTTATATGGCCAATAACAGAAATCTTCTGTTAAACGCTTTGGCACCTTTTTCTAGGAGTTTATCG AGATTAGCGAATCTAATTGGAATTGGCGAGTTTATGCCAAACAGGCTAATCTACACATGGGCTGGAGAAGCATTGTGCAAAGATGAAGCTATATTCCAACCGATTTGCAGCAGCATTCTTTTCTTGATCGGAGGCTGGAATGAAAGCCAACACAATGCG ACAATGTTACCTGTTGTTTTCGGCCACACCCCAGCCGGGGCGTCGGTAAGGCAATTCGCCCACTACGGGCAGGGTATATCTGGCAATAAATTTCGTCGTTTCGACCATGGTATGACGAGAAATTTGCTCACATATGGCAGAATCAGCGCCCCAGATTACGATTTGAGTAAAATAACAACACCTGTGTTTTTACACTACTCATCTAATGATCCCTTGGCCCACGTAAATGATGTGGACAAATTATGGTCAGAATTGAAAAACCCAGTTGGAAAATTCAAAGTTCAAGAGAACACATTCAGCCATTTGGATTTCATGTACGGAATCGATGCAAGGGCCTTGGTTTATAATAGGGTTATCAGTTTCCTACGTGTTATGGATGCTTtggaagtttaa
- the LOC110999800 gene encoding programmed cell death protein 5: MNDPELQRIREQRMAELQAQHGGGDPNQAKAQQERMKAMEDARHTILSQALSQDARTRLNIIKHSKPEKAAMVENMICRMAQMGQLSTKISEQELIQLLESVNQQMPRSTSTVKFDRRRAALDSDDDDL; encoded by the exons ATGAATGATCCTGAGTTGCAAAGAATTCGTGAGCAGCGAATGGCTGAGCTGCAAGCTCAACATGGG GGTGGAGATCCTAATCAAGCAAAGGCTCAGCAAGAAAGAATGAAGGCAATGGAAGATGCTAGACACACAATACTGTCACAAGCCCTTAGCCAAGATGCTAGAACCagat taaatataataaaacatagtaaACCAGAAAAAGCAGCTATGGTGGAAAATATGATCTGTAGAATGGCGCAGATGGGCCAACTGAGTACTAAAATATCTGAGCAGGAACTGATTCAATTGTTAGAGTCTGTTAACCAGCAGATGCCCAGGTCTACAAGTACTGTAAAGTTTGACAGAAGAAGAGCGGCTCTTGATTCAGATGATGATGATTTGTAG
- the LOC111002589 gene encoding tRNA-splicing endonuclease subunit Sen34 has translation MIPLYVTNGSAYVWNSEDWYTLRVKYRICGALIGSLPSFPRQNDFQGLPMSLMTEEATLLVNEGICELISITDLNVKPSNDLKLQIDDCENRITLEQKEALKKRKIEQLSQKIDIIVAGKKQKLLSKGISDVNLDKNILLQEEINKIPNIAPGHLLVHLPTQHHLKCNEEKNISTDVLDPSLRTEKGKIKYAVFHDLWKKGYYLTNGSKFGSDFLVYQGDPVKFHATYMVKCTSVATKFRPANIVAFGRLSVAVNKLAVLAYFNNTGTIEYQTLQWHDSVVR, from the exons atgattcctCTTTATGTTACCAATGGTTCTGCATATGTTTGGAATTCAGAAG ATTGGTACACATTACGTGTAAAATATCGAATTTGTGGTGCTTTGATTGGTTCTCTTCCATCCTTTCCTAGGCAAAATGACTTTCAAG ggCTACCTATGTCTCTTATGACAGAAGAGGCAACACTATTAGTCAATGAAGGCATATGTGAATTGATTAGTATTACAGATTTAAATGTGAAGCCCTCTAATGATTTAAAGCTACAAATTGATGACTGCGAAAACAG AATAACACTGGAACAAAAggaagctttaaaaaaaaggaaaattgaGCAGTTATCACAAAAAATTGATATCATTGTAGCtggtaaaaaacaaaaactattgtCTAAAGGAATCTCag aTGTTAatctagataaaaatattttattacaagaagaaattaacaaaattccTAATATTGCACCAGGGCACTTACTTGTACATTTACCAACTCAacatcatttaaaatgtaatg aggaaaaaaatatatctactgATGTCTTGGATCCTAGCCTCAGAACTgaaaaaggtaaaataaaatatgcagtATTTCATGACTTGTGGAAAAAAGGATACTATTTAACAAATGGATCAAAATTTGGATCAGATTTTTTGGTTTATCAAG gtgATCCAGTAAAATTCCATGCTACATACATGGTGAAATGTACCAGTGTTGCAACAAAATTTCGTCCAGCTAATATAGTAGCATTTGGTAGATTGTCTGTTGCTGTAAATAAACTTGCAGTCTTAgcctattttaataatactggTACAATAGAATACCAAACTTTACAATGGCATGACAGTGTAgtgagataa
- the LOC110999802 gene encoding epimerase family protein SDR39U1, whose translation MALKKVLIGGGTGFIGKHLGQVLTNKKYPIVNVSRMPSTNSITWTDVETSLPKQTYAVVNLAGQQTMDFTRSWTPGFKQNVKNSRVFTTRALATAINKSNNKPKVYVVVTGVGAYEPSENKKYDEFSPTTGNDFFSKLLVEWEEAAKVDPPVRLVIIRSGVVLGRDGGMIKNMILPFFFGLGGPLGSGKQYLPWIHIEDLSRLITFAIENENVKGILNGVSPHVVTNGEFTQAFAKALSRPAFFPVPEFLLNFLLHEERAMLMTKGQHVTPKRVLEYGFEYKYDNIEAACKECAHLFPKK comes from the exons atggcattaaaaaaagttttaatcg GAGGTGGCACTGGTTTTATAGGAAAGCACTTAGGACAAGtattgacaaataaaaaatatcccaTTGTAAATGTATCACGAATGCCAAGTACAAATTCAATCACATGGACAGATGTTGAAACTAGTTTACCTAAACAAACATATGCAGTAGTTAATCTTGCTGGACAACAAACTATGGATTTTACTAGGAGCTGGACTCCAGG ctttaaacaaaatgttaaaaattcaaGAGTGTTCACCACAAGAGCTTTAGCCACAGCTATCAATAAAAGCAACAATAAGCCTAAAGTATATGTTGTTGTCACTGGAGTGGGTGCTTACGAGCCTTCGGAGAATAAAAAGTATGATGAATTCAGCCCCACAACAGGCAATGATTTCTTTTCTAAACTCTTAGTGGAATGGGAAGAAGCTGCTAAAGTGGATCCACCAGTGAGGCTT GTTATAATCAGATCAGGTGTTGTCCTTGGGCGAGATGGtggaatgataaaaaatatgattctaCCGTTTTTCTTTGGTCTTGGTGGTCCACTTGGTTCAGGAAAACAATATCTACCCTGGATACATATCGAAGACTTGAGTCGGCTCATAACATTTGCtatagaaaatgaaaatgtcaaGGGGATATTAAATGGAGTATCGCCACATGTGGTGACGAATGGAGAATTCACACAG gcaTTTGCGAAAGCGTTATCAAGACCAGCATTCTTTCCGGTTCCGGAATTTTTACTGAATTTCCTCTTACACGAAGAAAGAGCGATGTTGATGACAAAAGGACAACATGTGACACCGAAGAGAGTTTTAGAATATGGCTTCGAATACAAATACGATAATATTGAGGCGGCTTGTAAGGAGTGCGCACATTTGTTTCCGAAGAAATAG
- the LOC110999801 gene encoding purine nucleoside phosphorylase isoform X1 has product MSVPNMNGTKVKPAKETLPEVEVESNGNGHKMYSYEMLEEIANFLLTKTKIRPIIGIICGSGMGSYWKDGSLADTITDAERIPYEQIPNFPTSTVEGHHGQLVFGRLGDVPVVAMQGRFHYYEGYPLWKCCLPIRVMKLLGVKTLMATNAAGGLNPSYKIGDLMIVNDHINLMGFAGNNPLQGPNDERFGPRFPPMNKAYNYEYRKIAKRVAKELKLDNIIREGVYTCLGGPNFETVAELRMLKMVGVDAVGMSTVHEVITARHCDMKVFGLSLITNECITNYDVEAEANHEEVLDVGKMRQDLLREYISRLVHEFSKV; this is encoded by the exons ATGTCGGTCCCAAATATGAATGGAACGAAAGTGAAACCGGCGAAGGAAACATTACCCGAAGTGGAGGTGGAAAGCAATGGAAATGGGCATAAGAT GTACTCATACGAAATGCTTGAGGAGATTGCAAATTTCCTCTTGACGAAAACGAAAATTAGACCAATTATTGGAATAATTTGCGGCTCTGGCATGGGTTCGTATTGGAAAGACG GATCGTTAGCAGATACTATAACAGACGCTGAGCGGATTCCATACGAGCAAATACCAAACTTCCCTACAAGTACAGTAGAAGGCCACCATGGTCAACTTGTATTTGGTCGCCTTGGAGACGTCCCTGTCGTAGCTATGCAAGGACGATTCCATTATTATGAAGGGTACCCTTTATGGAAG TGTTGTCTGCCCATACGGGTTATGAAATTACTAGGAGTTAAAACCTTGATGGCGACAAATGCTGCGGGTGGCTTAAACCCTTCATACAAAATTGGTGATCTTATGATTGTTAACGACCATATTAATTTGATGGGATTTGCGGGTAACAACCCCTTACAAGGTCCCAATGATGAGAGATTTGGTCCCCGCTTCCCACCGATGAACAAAGCGTATAACTACGAATACAGAAAAATTGCTAAAAGg gtAGCCAAGGAACTGAAACTGGACAACATCATAAGGGAAGGCGTTTACACGTGTCTGGGTGGTCCAAACTTTGAAACAGTTGCGGAATTACGAATGTTAAAAATGGTTGGAGTAGACGCTGTTGGCATGTCTACTGTACATGAG gtAATCACAGCGCGTCACTGCGATATGAAAGTATTCGGTCTCTCGTTAATAACCAACGAATGTATCACGAATTACGACGTAGAGGCCGAAGCCAACCACGAGGAGGTACTAGACGTGGGCAAAATGAGACAGGACCTTTTAAGAGAATATATTTCTAGACTTGTCCATGAATTCAGCAAAGTTTAA
- the LOC110999801 gene encoding purine nucleoside phosphorylase isoform X2, producing MSVPNMNGTKVKPAKETLPEVEVESNGNGHKMYSYEMLEEIANFLLTKTKIRPIIGIICGSGMGSLADTITDAERIPYEQIPNFPTSTVEGHHGQLVFGRLGDVPVVAMQGRFHYYEGYPLWKCCLPIRVMKLLGVKTLMATNAAGGLNPSYKIGDLMIVNDHINLMGFAGNNPLQGPNDERFGPRFPPMNKAYNYEYRKIAKRVAKELKLDNIIREGVYTCLGGPNFETVAELRMLKMVGVDAVGMSTVHEVITARHCDMKVFGLSLITNECITNYDVEAEANHEEVLDVGKMRQDLLREYISRLVHEFSKV from the exons ATGTCGGTCCCAAATATGAATGGAACGAAAGTGAAACCGGCGAAGGAAACATTACCCGAAGTGGAGGTGGAAAGCAATGGAAATGGGCATAAGAT GTACTCATACGAAATGCTTGAGGAGATTGCAAATTTCCTCTTGACGAAAACGAAAATTAGACCAATTATTGGAATAATTTGCGGCTCTGGCATGG GATCGTTAGCAGATACTATAACAGACGCTGAGCGGATTCCATACGAGCAAATACCAAACTTCCCTACAAGTACAGTAGAAGGCCACCATGGTCAACTTGTATTTGGTCGCCTTGGAGACGTCCCTGTCGTAGCTATGCAAGGACGATTCCATTATTATGAAGGGTACCCTTTATGGAAG TGTTGTCTGCCCATACGGGTTATGAAATTACTAGGAGTTAAAACCTTGATGGCGACAAATGCTGCGGGTGGCTTAAACCCTTCATACAAAATTGGTGATCTTATGATTGTTAACGACCATATTAATTTGATGGGATTTGCGGGTAACAACCCCTTACAAGGTCCCAATGATGAGAGATTTGGTCCCCGCTTCCCACCGATGAACAAAGCGTATAACTACGAATACAGAAAAATTGCTAAAAGg gtAGCCAAGGAACTGAAACTGGACAACATCATAAGGGAAGGCGTTTACACGTGTCTGGGTGGTCCAAACTTTGAAACAGTTGCGGAATTACGAATGTTAAAAATGGTTGGAGTAGACGCTGTTGGCATGTCTACTGTACATGAG gtAATCACAGCGCGTCACTGCGATATGAAAGTATTCGGTCTCTCGTTAATAACCAACGAATGTATCACGAATTACGACGTAGAGGCCGAAGCCAACCACGAGGAGGTACTAGACGTGGGCAAAATGAGACAGGACCTTTTAAGAGAATATATTTCTAGACTTGTCCATGAATTCAGCAAAGTTTAA
- the LOC110999807 gene encoding farnesoate epoxidase, which produces MWVLIIFILIMFILKEAVQKPAYFPPGPAILPIIGNLLSVWLNLKRFKYHHCVWQNWSRKYGKILGLRLGVVNVVVVFGKKYIKEVLSREVFDGRPDGFFYTIRSFGKKLGIVFSDGATWAKTRRAVLKHLKNFGYSSRAMEANISEEVKAIVELRKIDAGIPIVVNHILDVAIVNILWKLVAGKRYDLNDGRLKLLCDLITKSFQVVDMSGGILTFMPYLRHLIPKIVGYTDLKAVNADVYKFIKETIQEHRTTLDVNKPRDLIDSFLIDIMEQKDECFTDEELQVICRDLLEAGVETVNNTAVFMLLHLVLNKDVQTRLQEEIDSEIENRLPTLKDRSRMIYTEAVILETLRISSVAAVGIPHMAREDARLGDYIIRKGTFLLLAIHDLHNGDQWKNPDVFKPERFITVDGNLIQSDLLMPFGAGKRRCIGEGLARAELFLFLTHILQRFNLKIPKGDPIPSTKPIDGVTLSAKEFRIIFELRRKK; this is translated from the exons ATGTGggtgttaataattttcattttaatcatGTTTATACTAAAGGAGGCCGTACAAAAACCAGCATATTTTCCACCAG GACCAGCAATATTACCGATCATAGGCAATCTATTAAGCGTGTGGctgaatttaaaaaggttCAAATATCACCATTGTGTTTGGCAAAATTGGTCCAGGAAATATGGAAAAATACTTGGCTTACGATTAGGCGTAGTTAATGTTGTTGTGGTGTTTGggaagaaatatataaaggaAGTGTTGTCTAGAGAGGTGTTTGATGGAAGGCCGGATggatttttttacaccataaGGTCGTTCGGAAAGAAACTgg GTATAGTTTTTTCCGACGGTGCAACGTGGGCAAAAACAAGGCGTGCTGTGCTAAAGCATCTAAAGAATTTCGGCTACAGCTCACGAGCTATGGAAGCCAATATAAGCGAGGAAGTTAAAGCAATCGTGGAGCTTCGAAAAATAGATGCCGGAATACCTATTGTCGTAAATCATATACTTGATGTTGCCATCGTCAATATTTTGTGGAAATTAGTCGCTGGGAAAAG ATACGATTTGAACGATGGCCGATTGAAACTATTATGTGATTTAATAACGAAATCATTCCAAGTAGTAGACATGAGTGGTGGAATATTAACCTTTATGCCATATCTGAGACATTTAATTCCAAAAATTGTTGGATATACAGACTTAAAAGCTGTAAATGCTGAtgtatataagtttataaag gaaACCATACAGGAGCATCGTACGACGCTTGACGTCAACAAACCAAGAGATCTAATCGACTCTTTTCTCATTGATATTATGGAACAAAAGGACGaatgtt tcacAGATGAAGAGCTGCAAGTTATCTGTCGGGATTTGTTGGAAGCTGGTGTAGAAACAGTTAATAACACGGCAGTGTTTATGCTACTTCATTTAGTTCTGAATAAAGATGTACAGACACGGTTGCAGGAAGAGATCGATTCGGAAATCGAGAATCGACTTCCAACACTTAAGGATAGGTCCAG AATGATATACACGGAAGCAGTAATACTAGAAACCTTGCGAATATCGAGTGTAGCAGCGGTTGGTATACCTCACATGGCACGAGAGGATGCGAGACTTGGTGATTACATTATACGAAag GGGACATTTTTGCTACTGGCTATCCATGATCTTCACAACGGGGATCAATGGAAGAACCCTGATGTATTCAAACCGGAACGATTCATAACAGTGGATGGAAATTTGATTCAAAGTGACTTATTAATGCCGTTTGGTGCCG GTAAAAGGCGATGCATTGGCGAGGGACTGGCTCGTGCTGAACTATTTTTGTTCCTTACTCATATTTTGCAAAGGTTCAACCTTAAAATACCCAAAGGAGATCCCATACCATCCACCAAACCGATAGATGGCGTTACATTGTCGGCAAAAGAATTCAGAATCATTTTTGAATTAAGGcggaaaaaataa